DNA sequence from the Bacteroidales bacterium WCE2008 genome:
GGGAAATTCACGACCTCGGCCTCATGGATATTGACATACAGGCCGTCGTCTGTCTTCATCTGAAGAGAAGTCTGGACAGAAACACCAGGCACGGCAGCCTGCGAAGCATTGGCAGTACGCGCGCGATCTACAAGTTTACGTACCTCCGAAAGACGGCTCTCGGTATAATTGTACTCCTGGGTATCGTAATCTCCGGGGAGCCACCAGGCGAGATGGTCTCCGGCAAGAGCAAACTCGGTAACTTCCTCGCTGATAAGGAAATAAGTCAGAGCATTCTCGGCAGGGAATTCATACCGGAATCCCAGACCGTCGTCATAAAGACGGAAACGGACAATCATGATCCTGCCGGATTCCTGCTTCAGAGTGACTGCAAGCTCATTATAATGATTCCTTATCTCAGCCTCCTCGCCCCAGACAGGAGCCCATGTCTCGTCAAAAGAAGAAGTCTTGGAATCAGCCATGCTGAAACCGTCATACAGGCTCCATGGCCCGCCGAATCGGCCAGCATACGGCATTCTATGCATGGAAGGATCATTATTGAATACAAGAAGGAAACCCATGCGACTGTCAAGTACCACCGGACTGCCCTTATAAGAGAGATTATAGACAGGAGCTCCACGCTCGTCCAGACGGAAATCCAGTTCAAGATTACCATCCGGACTCTTCAGAGTCTCTCCAGAATAGGCAGCTACCGAAAACATGACGGCAGCGGCAAACATCATCAAAACTTTCTTCATATTATTTCTAACTGTTCAAATAATTGTCCAATATAATAAAATTATCTGTCAAATTCAGCAATAAGCGCAGTCCCGGCAGGCACTGTCAGGCCAGGACCGAGAGTCACAGGCATACCTGAAACCACATCCGTGGCAGAAACCGGACCGGACACGAATTCGGCATAATGGTCCCAAGGGACAATAACATCATGGCCGGTATTGTTGACGAAGACAAATACAGCCTCCGTCTCATTGTAACGGAAATAAGCATAAGTATTGTCCCTGCCGAGGAAATGAAGAGTCTTGCCATCATGCAGCACAGACTTTTCCTTGCGCCAGTTGAAAAGCCTGGCGGTATAGTCATGCAACTCGGCAGCTACCCCCTTGCGGCCGTCAGCAGAGAAAAGATCGGTCTTGTCATCGGCCCATCCGCCCGGGAAATCGACCCTGCGGGCAGGATCGCTCTGCTCGCCATTGAATGCTTTGAACATCATCTCGTCGCCGTTGTACAGCTGCGGGATTCCGCGCATGGTAGCGAGCATGGCCAGCGCCACTTTCATCTTCGAAGGATCGCTGCCGAAGATATCCCCGAGACGGGCATGGTCATGATTTGCCAGAAAGATCATCATATGCGAGAGATCATGATATACGAAATCATGGCTCAGACAGTCATAGACACGGGCCATTCCCTGTCCCCACCCCGGATTGTCACCGCGCTCGCACATGGCCGCTACGATAGCCTCCTGGAGAGGAAAATCCATAATCGTAGGCAAGTTGGAATTGAAGCCGTCCTTGTTCCCGTTCCCTGCCTGCCAATAGGCCAGCTGCGAGTGAGAAGAAGTCCAGCACTCCCCTACGATATTGAAATCAGGGTATTCCTCGAGCACGGCCGCACACCACTTGCTCATAGGAACCTTCTCATTATATGGATAAGTGTCAACTCTGAAACCGTCCAGCCCGGAATACTCGATCCACCAGATCGCCCACTGCTGGAAATACTTCAGCATAAACGGATTATCCAGATTCATGTCAGGCATCGAAGGCACGAACCAGCCGCTCTCCTGAAGATTAAGGTCATATTTCGAAGCGTTCGGGTCCATGTTGGTAGAGAAAGCCACATTAGAGCCGGTAAACTCCGGGAAGACGTGGATCCAGTCCTTGAAAGGCAGGTCATCCATCCACCAGTGCGCAGTTCCGCAATGGTTGGTGACGATATCCATGATGACCTTCAGGCCTTTTTCATGAGCCTTCGATACCATCTCGCGATAAAGTCCGTTGCTGCCGAAACGCGGGTCGATATGGTAATAGTCGCCGCAGGCGTAGCCGTGATATGAACCCTCAGGCTCGTCGTCGACAAGAAGCGGAGTGCTCCAGATGGCGGTCGCGCCAAGACCGGCGATATAGTCCAGATGGTCGATGATACCCTGGATGTCGCCGCCGTGACGGCCTCCGGTGAGATTGCGGTCGCCCGGTTCAGCCATGTCCTTGACAGAATCGTTGGCAGGATCGCCGTTGGCGAAGCGGTCTGGGAATACCAGATATATCATGTCCGCCGTAGTAAAACTCTTACGCTCAGCCGAACCTTCAGCTCTTGCCTCTATCCTGTAGGGATAGCTGAACTCGCGCTCGCCGTCGGAGAAGACGAGATCATAAGTTCCGGGCTCTGCCGAAGCAGAGATAGCGACGTCCACAAAAAGATAATCCTGGCTGTCGCCAGGAGTTACGGATTTGACAGAGACACCCTTTCCGCCCTCTATACGGACATTGCAGGATGCGATTCTGTCACCCTTGACCATAAGCTGGAGAGGCATCTTCATGCCGGTCCACCAGCTGAGAGGCTCGACTCTTCCGACCGGTGACTCAGAGTTTTTCGCAAGGACCATATAGCCCCATGGAGCGAGGTCGACCGACTTCGGAGAAGCCATGCCGATGCCAGAAAAGACAGAAGTATATTCTCCTTCAAGAGAAAGGCTGACTGTCTGCTTCTGCGCCGAAAGATTGGCGATCACGACAACTTCGTTTCCACCGAGAGAACGGCTGAATGCAAGCACGTCTTCCGGGACATTGTCAAAGAAACGTATATCGCCGCCGCGGGATCCAGCCTGAAGTGCCGGATTTTCATGGCGCATCTTCACCAGAGTCTTGAAGAAGGCAGTATACTCATTCTCCGACCAGTCGGCGACAGGGTCTTTTTCGAAGAACTCGATACGACGGGTAACTCCTACTTCCTGTCCGGTATAGATAAGCGGATGGCCTTTAGGAAGGGTGAAGCAGAGCACCTCCATCACGTTGGCGGCATCGCCCATACGCTCGAACTCGCTTCCGCTCCATGAGTTCTCGTCATGGTTGGACGTAAACATGAGACGGAAACCCTCTTTACCCATCTCCCTATCATCTTCAACGACGTACTTGCGGATTGCAGAGGCCTTGGCCTTACCCTGCGCTATGTCGTTGAGAAGATGGTGCAGTTTCCATGCATAAGTAGCTTCAAATTCAGAATTGTCGCTGCTGAGCTTCGGCGTCTCGGCCTCTGCAAGCAGGTAGATTTCTGGATAATCCCTGCGGATACCAGGAAGGATTCCGTACCAGAAATCGGCAGGAACTTCTCCGGCGGCATCGCAGCGGAAACCGTCCACGCCCTTCTCCAGCCAGAACCTCATGCAGCTGTCCTGGGCTGCCCAGACTTCCTTGTTCCCGTAGTTGAGACTGCGGGTATCGGTCCAGTCATACTCATATATGGCATTGCCTTCGGCATCCCTCTCGTAGAAATCTGCCGGTTTCTCCGTCATCCATATATGGTCCGGAGCAGTCTGGTTGGCGACCCAGTCGAGAATCACCTTGAATCCCATGGAATGGGCGGCATCCAAAAGCGACTGGAAATCCTCCATCGTACCGAACTCAGGATTGGTGCTGCAGTAGTCGGAGATGGCATAATACGAGCCGAGCGTACCCTTACGGCCCTCTTCGCCGATCTTATACATAGGCATCAGCCAAAGTACGTCGACTCCGAGTTCCTTGAGTCTCGGGAGCTGCGCCTCGACGGCAGCGAACGTGCCCTCTTCGGAGAACTGGCGTATATTGATTTCATAGACCACAGAATTATAGGCCCATTCAGGATGGGTCGCAACGGTCTTTTCAACATTGCTCCGGCAGCCTGCCAGCGCAACGATCGCGGCAACTGCGGCGAGTAAAAGTCTTTTCATATATTTTCGTTATCTATAGTTCAAATACAACTGAAGAGTTCGCCCCGAGTTTGAGCGAAGTTCCATCGACGTATGCAGTGCCGAGAAGGGCCACGCAATGTGCCATGCTGTCGTCCACCTCTATCGTCTTGTCGGAGTTGGCTACGTTGTGGATGACCAGAAGCTTGGAGCTGCCGGAGGTCATGTACCATGCTGCTATCGCAGGATCGTCAATGGAAGTGACGCTCATCTGACCTTCTGCAAGAGCCGGATAGGTATTGCGAAGTGCCGAGAAAGTCTTGTAAACGTTCAGCAGGGACTCTTCGTCGGCAAGCTGGCTCTCCACGGAAATGGAAGCGGTCAGCATGCTCTTGTCAATCTTCGATCCAAGGCGCTTAGAAGCAAGGCCGGTGTTGCTCTTGGTCCACATCATAGGGGTACGCACATACTCGTCTCCCTTGGACTTGGTACCCCAGTATCCGAGTTCCTCGCCCTGATAAATGAACGGCTTGCCGCCCGCGGTGAGTAGGAAAGCAGCAGCCTGTTTCTCCTTTGCGAGATTCTTGCCGAGATCGCTGGCAGCCCTGTCCTCGTCATGGTTGGAGAGCTTAAGAGCAGGAACGGCATCGCTCCTGCGGGCCTTATAGGCATCATGGTACCCAATTATGTCAGCGACAAACTTTCCTGCACGCCTGTTGTTGAGCACGTCCCTGAGCCCCCACCAGAAGCTGAATTCGAAGACTGACGGAAGGCCGTCGTAGTAGCTGTAGGTTGCGGGAGCGTCACTGAAGACTTCGCCGACCATAAAGATATCCCCTTCTCCGCCGGCGGCCTTATAGGTAGCGTTGCACCTGTCATACCATTTGTCGAGGAAGGTAGGGTTCTCGGAGGATGTCTCGCTCCAGTAGATATGCTTGACGGCGTCGAGACGGAGTCCCGCCACGCCCATGTCGATCCATTTGTCAGCTGAATTCGCAAGATCGACAAATGCAGGAGAAGTCTCCGCCTCCGAAGCCTTGCCGTAATTGAAATCGGCGAACCAGTCGGTCCAGAGATGGGAATGATAGTATGTCACTTCCTTGAAGACTATATCTGCGGCTTCGGTATTGTTGAGGGTGAAAGGCTCTCCGAAGGCGATTACATCTCCGGCCTTTCCGCCATACTTGGTACCGTTGTCCCAGGTTTCACTCGATGTCCTTATGAGGAAGCCCCAGTCAGAATCGAAATCGACGACGATATGGTATTTTCCGTCACCGTCTTCTACGAAAGCCCTACATTTATCGTCATTGCCATAATAGATATATTTCTTCGACGAGCCCGTTTCGACTGCGGCATCTGTTTCGGTAACAGTCACTACCGGAGCGGAATCGCTCTTCCAGTCGAGGTCGAAACGGAAACGTCCCTTCGCCCCGACCTTCTCTCCACCTACCGCGAACCATTGGCCGGCATCGAATCCGTTCTTCGGGAACATCGGTAACTTCCCGGCCTGGATATCTGCGGAAGGAGTCTTGCTGAAGAGGAAGTAATCCCTGTACTGGCTCTCTTCGCTTGCGCAGGCGTCCTTGAACCATGGATGGTCCTTTCCGGCATGGTTGAGCACATAGTCGAGATAGATGTCGATGCCCTTTGCCTTGGCCTTTGCCAGGAGGTTGCGGAAATCGTCCTCGGTGCCATATTCCGGATTGAGGGAGAAATAGTCCAGGACATCATATCCATGATAGGACATGGCAGGATGGACAGGCGAAAGCCAGAGGGCTGTCACTCCCATCACGTCTGAAAGATAATCCAGCTTTGAGCTGATTCCGTTGAAATCACCGATGCCGTCGCCGTCGCTGTCTGCGAAGCTGTACACGAGAAGCTGATAGGTCGTCGAAGCTCTCTTGGTACCGTCGAAGGCAGCAGGAGTGGCGGTCAGAGGGACCATGTTATCGGCGCCCTGACTCACGGACACAGTGACATCAGGAGCTCCTGAGACGGAGATGCGGATTGAACCGGTGCGTTCGTCCGAGCCCGTATTCTCGTCAGC
Encoded proteins:
- a CDS encoding Glycosidase, encoding MKRLLLAAVAAIVALAGCRSNVEKTVATHPEWAYNSVVYEINIRQFSEEGTFAAVEAQLPRLKELGVDVLWLMPMYKIGEEGRKGTLGSYYAISDYCSTNPEFGTMEDFQSLLDAAHSMGFKVILDWVANQTAPDHIWMTEKPADFYERDAEGNAIYEYDWTDTRSLNYGNKEVWAAQDSCMRFWLEKGVDGFRCDAAGEVPADFWYGILPGIRRDYPEIYLLAEAETPKLSSDNSEFEATYAWKLHHLLNDIAQGKAKASAIRKYVVEDDREMGKEGFRLMFTSNHDENSWSGSEFERMGDAANVMEVLCFTLPKGHPLIYTGQEVGVTRRIEFFEKDPVADWSENEYTAFFKTLVKMRHENPALQAGSRGGDIRFFDNVPEDVLAFSRSLGGNEVVVIANLSAQKQTVSLSLEGEYTSVFSGIGMASPKSVDLAPWGYMVLAKNSESPVGRVEPLSWWTGMKMPLQLMVKGDRIASCNVRIEGGKGVSVKSVTPGDSQDYLFVDVAISASAEPGTYDLVFSDGEREFSYPYRIEARAEGSAERKSFTTADMIYLVFPDRFANGDPANDSVKDMAEPGDRNLTGGRHGGDIQGIIDHLDYIAGLGATAIWSTPLLVDDEPEGSYHGYACGDYYHIDPRFGSNGLYREMVSKAHEKGLKVIMDIVTNHCGTAHWWMDDLPFKDWIHVFPEFTGSNVAFSTNMDPNASKYDLNLQESGWFVPSMPDMNLDNPFMLKYFQQWAIWWIEYSGLDGFRVDTYPYNEKVPMSKWCAAVLEEYPDFNIVGECWTSSHSQLAYWQAGNGNKDGFNSNLPTIMDFPLQEAIVAAMCERGDNPGWGQGMARVYDCLSHDFVYHDLSHMMIFLANHDHARLGDIFGSDPSKMKVALAMLATMRGIPQLYNGDEMMFKAFNGEQSDPARRVDFPGGWADDKTDLFSADGRKGVAAELHDYTARLFNWRKEKSVLHDGKTLHFLGRDNTYAYFRYNETEAVFVFVNNTGHDVIVPWDHYAEFVSGPVSATDVVSGMPVTLGPGLTVPAGTALIAEFDR
- a CDS encoding Putative binding domain-containing protein, N-terminal → MKRILKYIMAVAATIAVLSSCGGDNKETPDVKVTLSATPTTVTFAPKATGTKIIAVSTTGDWTATPSATWFHLDKTSGKGKGSISVTADENTGSDERTGSIRISVSGAPDVTVSVSQGADNMVPLTATPAAFDGTKRASTTYQLLVYSFADSDGDGIGDFNGISSKLDYLSDVMGVTALWLSPVHPAMSYHGYDVLDYFSLNPEYGTEDDFRNLLAKAKAKGIDIYLDYVLNHAGKDHPWFKDACASEESQYRDYFLFSKTPSADIQAGKLPMFPKNGFDAGQWFAVGGEKVGAKGRFRFDLDWKSDSAPVVTVTETDAAVETGSSKKYIYYGNDDKCRAFVEDGDGKYHIVVDFDSDWGFLIRTSSETWDNGTKYGGKAGDVIAFGEPFTLNNTEAADIVFKEVTYYHSHLWTDWFADFNYGKASEAETSPAFVDLANSADKWIDMGVAGLRLDAVKHIYWSETSSENPTFLDKWYDRCNATYKAAGGEGDIFMVGEVFSDAPATYSYYDGLPSVFEFSFWWGLRDVLNNRRAGKFVADIIGYHDAYKARRSDAVPALKLSNHDEDRAASDLGKNLAKEKQAAAFLLTAGGKPFIYQGEELGYWGTKSKGDEYVRTPMMWTKSNTGLASKRLGSKIDKSMLTASISVESQLADEESLLNVYKTFSALRNTYPALAEGQMSVTSIDDPAIAAWYMTSGSSKLLVIHNVANSDKTIEVDDSMAHCVALLGTAYVDGTSLKLGANSSVVFEL